In a single window of the Solea solea chromosome 14, fSolSol10.1, whole genome shotgun sequence genome:
- the f9a gene encoding coagulation factor IXa isoform X2 — MLQGNLERECMEESCDLEEARETFENDEKTMEFWAAYVDGNQCKPNPCLNQGSCKDHLGSFTCTCLHGFTGRKCEIVVAKRCDVNNGDCMHFCESMGTFGAKCSCATGYELMEEGICEPADEFPCGRTALTAASEVYSRSLLGRKNTSLPNNTSLSNVTTTTTTTTSSPSAPATSTASLPTTTESEDDNDWRKLPLWVFEEAEGPTEEPSRPFKRIVGGEAVTPGEIPWQVALVLHPSGDLFCGGSILSKSWIITAAHCLAEAGGAFVVRVGEYNVNINEGTEQDYEVLRHHAHPRYNASVSLYNHDIALLYLKTPLAFSATVRPICIGPAVFTETLVKAASPATVSGWGRTRFMGATSNTLQKVEVPAVDRTECKDSSRSRISPFMFCAGYYSENKDACQGDSGGPHANSVHDTWFLTGIVSWGEECAKDGKYGVYTRVSLYYRWINHVMGLTKQMLAFDVEDPVLVI, encoded by the exons ATGCTGCAGGGGAACCTGGAGCGCGAGTGTATGGAGGAATCTTGTGACTTGGAAGAGGCCAGGGAGACGTTTGAGAACGACGAAAAGACG ATGGAGTTCTGGGCTGCATATGTAG ATGGAAACCAGTGTAAGCCGAATCCATGTCTGAACCAGGGCTCATGCAAAGACCATCTTGGCTCCTTCACCTGCACGTGTCTGCACGGCTTCACTGGCAGGAAATGTGAGATCG TCGTTGCAAAAAGATGTGACGTGAACAATGGCGACTGCATGCACTTCTGCGAGTCGATGGGAACCTTTGGAGCTAAATGTTCCTGCGCGACAGGATACGAGTTGATGGAGGAAGGAATCTGCGAACCAGCAG ATGAATTCCCATGTGGCCGAACCGCTCTGACAGCAGCGAGTGAAGTATACAGCAGGTCTCTGCTCGGCCGTAAGAATACAAGTCTGCcaaacaacacttcactgagcaacgtcaccaccaccaccaccaccaccacatccTCTCCCTCAGCTCCAGCCACCTCCACTGCCTCGCTTCCAACCACAACAGAGTCTGAAGACGATAACGACTGGAGGAAACTGCCACTGTGGGTGTTTGAGGAGGCCGAGGGCCCCACCGAGGAACCGAGTCGTCCTTTTAAACGCATTGTAGGTGGAGAGGCAGTAACTCCAGGAGAGATCCCATGGCAG GTGGCTTTGGTATTACATCCCAGCGGCGATTTATTCTGTGGGGGCTCCATTCTCAGCAAGAGTTGGATTATTACTGCGGCCCACTGCTTGGCAGAGGCAGGAGGGGCTTTTGTCGTCCGAGTGG GCGAGTATAACGTCAACATCAACGAGGGCACGGAGCAGGACTATGAAGTGCTGAGGCACCACGCCCACCCGCGCTACAACGCCAGCGTGAGCTTGTACAACCACGACATCGCCCTGCTCTACCTCAAAACCCCCCTCGCCTTCTCCGCAACCGTGCGGCCCATCTGCATAGGGCCCGCGGTCTTCACTGAGACCCTCGTAAAGGCCGCCTCCCCGGCGACGGTCAGCGGATGGGGCCGGACGCGCTTCATGGGCGCCACGTCCAACACGCTGCAGAAGGTGGAGGTTCCCGCCGTAGATCGGACGGAGTGTAAGGACAGCAGCCGCTCCAGGATCAGCCCGTTCATGTTCTGTGCGGGGTACTACAGCGAGAACAAAGACGCCTGTCAGGGAGACAGCGGAGGGCCTCATGCGAACAGCGTGCACGACACGTGGTTCCTGACGGGCATCGTCAGCTGGGGCGAAGAATGCGCAAAGGACGGGAAGTACGGCGTGTACACGCGCGTGTCGCTGTACTACCGCTGGATCAACCACGTCATGGGACTAACCAAACAGATGCTTGCGTTCGACGTGGAAGATCCCGTCCtggtcatttaa
- the f9a gene encoding coagulation factor IXa isoform X1, with product MEFLSLVLLLWGFEELSGAPASGPVFLSGQAAGTVLRRHRRYNTGIFEEMLQGNLERECMEESCDLEEARETFENDEKTMEFWAAYVDGNQCKPNPCLNQGSCKDHLGSFTCTCLHGFTGRKCEIVVAKRCDVNNGDCMHFCESMGTFGAKCSCATGYELMEEGICEPADEFPCGRTALTAASEVYSRSLLGRKNTSLPNNTSLSNVTTTTTTTTSSPSAPATSTASLPTTTESEDDNDWRKLPLWVFEEAEGPTEEPSRPFKRIVGGEAVTPGEIPWQVALVLHPSGDLFCGGSILSKSWIITAAHCLAEAGGAFVVRVGEYNVNINEGTEQDYEVLRHHAHPRYNASVSLYNHDIALLYLKTPLAFSATVRPICIGPAVFTETLVKAASPATVSGWGRTRFMGATSNTLQKVEVPAVDRTECKDSSRSRISPFMFCAGYYSENKDACQGDSGGPHANSVHDTWFLTGIVSWGEECAKDGKYGVYTRVSLYYRWINHVMGLTKQMLAFDVEDPVLVI from the exons ATGGAGTTTCTGTCTTTGGTTTTGCTGCTTTGGGGCTTTGAGGAGCTCTCTGGAG CTCCAGCCTCAGGCCCCGTGTTTCTCTCCGGCCAGGCAGCCGGCACTGTCCTGAGGAGACACAGACGGTATAACACGGGGATTTTTGAGGAGATGCTGCAGGGGAACCTGGAGCGCGAGTGTATGGAGGAATCTTGTGACTTGGAAGAGGCCAGGGAGACGTTTGAGAACGACGAAAAGACG ATGGAGTTCTGGGCTGCATATGTAG ATGGAAACCAGTGTAAGCCGAATCCATGTCTGAACCAGGGCTCATGCAAAGACCATCTTGGCTCCTTCACCTGCACGTGTCTGCACGGCTTCACTGGCAGGAAATGTGAGATCG TCGTTGCAAAAAGATGTGACGTGAACAATGGCGACTGCATGCACTTCTGCGAGTCGATGGGAACCTTTGGAGCTAAATGTTCCTGCGCGACAGGATACGAGTTGATGGAGGAAGGAATCTGCGAACCAGCAG ATGAATTCCCATGTGGCCGAACCGCTCTGACAGCAGCGAGTGAAGTATACAGCAGGTCTCTGCTCGGCCGTAAGAATACAAGTCTGCcaaacaacacttcactgagcaacgtcaccaccaccaccaccaccaccacatccTCTCCCTCAGCTCCAGCCACCTCCACTGCCTCGCTTCCAACCACAACAGAGTCTGAAGACGATAACGACTGGAGGAAACTGCCACTGTGGGTGTTTGAGGAGGCCGAGGGCCCCACCGAGGAACCGAGTCGTCCTTTTAAACGCATTGTAGGTGGAGAGGCAGTAACTCCAGGAGAGATCCCATGGCAG GTGGCTTTGGTATTACATCCCAGCGGCGATTTATTCTGTGGGGGCTCCATTCTCAGCAAGAGTTGGATTATTACTGCGGCCCACTGCTTGGCAGAGGCAGGAGGGGCTTTTGTCGTCCGAGTGG GCGAGTATAACGTCAACATCAACGAGGGCACGGAGCAGGACTATGAAGTGCTGAGGCACCACGCCCACCCGCGCTACAACGCCAGCGTGAGCTTGTACAACCACGACATCGCCCTGCTCTACCTCAAAACCCCCCTCGCCTTCTCCGCAACCGTGCGGCCCATCTGCATAGGGCCCGCGGTCTTCACTGAGACCCTCGTAAAGGCCGCCTCCCCGGCGACGGTCAGCGGATGGGGCCGGACGCGCTTCATGGGCGCCACGTCCAACACGCTGCAGAAGGTGGAGGTTCCCGCCGTAGATCGGACGGAGTGTAAGGACAGCAGCCGCTCCAGGATCAGCCCGTTCATGTTCTGTGCGGGGTACTACAGCGAGAACAAAGACGCCTGTCAGGGAGACAGCGGAGGGCCTCATGCGAACAGCGTGCACGACACGTGGTTCCTGACGGGCATCGTCAGCTGGGGCGAAGAATGCGCAAAGGACGGGAAGTACGGCGTGTACACGCGCGTGTCGCTGTACTACCGCTGGATCAACCACGTCATGGGACTAACCAAACAGATGCTTGCGTTCGACGTGGAAGATCCCGTCCtggtcatttaa